The genomic stretch AAGGCATGCAGATGCCTATGCAGTAGTCCTTTCGCTGAATCTTCAACAAAACAGATTTCGTGAAAGCGTCCCGGAAAAGCCCTTCTGTGGCTTCCCCGGGGCGCTTTGTCTTTCATGAAGCGACCCCTGTGCAGCAAAAGGATGTGTATATGGGCGCATGGCTTATCTCGGTTGGAATATACATTTAGAAAAAGTTGGTTGGTTGGGGGGTGCCTTCGATGGCAACCGTCATGGAGGCTTATGAAAATCATATCAACCCGGCGGTGGCGCGCCTGTTCCGTTTGATGGGGATGGGTTCCACGGCTGTTCGCGCGGAAGGATGCTTCGTCTATGACGAACAGGGGCGGGAGTATATCGACTTTTTGGGTAATTTCGGAGTTCTCAGCTTGGGACACCGCCATCCCCGGATCATCGCTTCTATACTGGAACAGTTAAACGGTCTGGCCCAAACGTCGCGGTTCCTTCTGGATAAGGCGACGGCGAGCCTTGCCGAAGCCCTGGCCGGCATAACACCGGGCGATCTGCAGTATTGTTTCTTTTGCAATTCCGGCGCCGAGGCGGTCGAGGCGGCCATCAAAATCGCCCGCCTGGCCACGGGTAAAAGCGGTTTTATCGCAACGATCAACGGCTTTCACGGCAAGACCTTCGGCGCCTTGAGCGTCTCCGGGCGTGAGCCTTTCCGGGCGCCTTTTCTCCCCCTCTTACCCCGGGTGATCCATGTTCCTTTTGGCGATGCGGCGGCGTTAGAGGAGGTGATGGCAAGAGACCGGCATATCGCCGCTTTTATCGTAGAGCCTGTTCAAGGGGAAGGCGGTGTGATCGTGCCCCCGCGAGGGTACCTGAAGGAGGTTGAGGCCCTTTGTCGGCAAGCGGGGGTTCTCCTGATCGCCGACGAGGTGCAGACAGGCCTTGGACGCACGGGAAGCCTTTTTGCCTGTGATGAAGAGGGCCTTGTCCCCGACTTGCTCTGCCTGGCCAAGGCGCTCGGTGGCGGCGTCATGCCCATTGGCGCTGTGGTGGGACGGCCCGCCCTGTGGGCGCCGCTCTTTGACCATCCTTGGTTGCACACGAGCACCTTTGGCGGCAACCCCTTGGCTTGTGCCGCCGCTCTGGCCGCCATCGAGGTCACCATCGAAGAGGATCTCATGGGACAGGCGCGCCAGAAGGGTGACTGGCTTCTCAGCCGGTTGAAAGAACTGGCGAGCCGGCATGAGCAGGTGATCGCCGATGTCCGCGGTCGAGGGTTGTTGATCGGGATAGAGTTGACAAAGGAAGGTGTCGGCGGATTTGTGATCGGGCGAATGATGGAGGAGCGGATCATCGTCGGGTATACGCTGAATCATCCACGGGTGATCCGGTTGGAACCGCCCTTGAACGTGCCCTGGGAGGTGTTGATGCAGGTCTATGCCGTGCTGGAGCAGGTGATCCAAGAGGCGGAGGCGTTCGTTCATGACCTGTAGTCGAAGATACGATCGTTTCTCGAGGATGTGTGCCGGGAAGAACGAAGCAGGAAAAAGAAAAAGGAAGGAGCGGTCCTGATGCCTTGCGTGGAGGAAAGCCTGTGGATCAGAGGAACCGTGGGCGATGTCTATGCTTTGGCCAGTCGGATGGAGGATTATCCTCTGTTCATGCGAGATGTTCGCGCCGTCCGGATCGTCGAACGCGGTGACGGTTTTACCTTGACTGATTGGGAAACCGACGTCGACGGGCGGAGCTTCCGTTGGCGTGAACGAGACGAGTTCTATCCTGATGAGGGGAGGATCGTCTACCGGCAGGTGAGCGGCGATGTGAAGCGCTTTGAAGGGGAGTGGCGATTTCAAGCAACGGAAGGCGGCTGCCATGTGACGCTGACTGTCGACTTCGATCTGGGCATCCCCATGCTGGGACCCTTACTGCATCCCCTCTTGATGAAAAAGGTGAGAGAGAACTCCCGGTCGATGCTCCTCGCCATCAAGGAAAAAATCGAAGGGTAGATGACAAGAGCGGCGGGAACAGAAAAAAGATTCGACGAAAGCCTTACAAACCTTAGTGGATTGGCGGGCTTTGTTTTTTTTATTATCCAGACGTCTACTAGGGCAGGATTTTGACAGGTGTGCTAGAATTATAATATCGCTGCCGGCCGGAAAGGGGTGTTTTTCCTATGTCAATTCGAATGTGGGAGTCCATCCTGCCTGAGTTGTCGAAGGTGCGGGCCCGTCTTGATGACCGGATGCCCCTTATCTCTAAGCAGCACCTTCGCTTCATGGGGTTGGGTTCTTATGATGTGTACAAGCTGTTTCCGGCCATTCTGGTACTGCTCACGGCGCGCATGTTCGGTACCCCGAGCCTTAAGACCAACTGTCTGGCAAGCGCTGTCCAGTTTATTCAGACAGGGACTGATATTCACCGGACGATTCCCGATGAAGGCAGAGTCCTTCGGCACCTGGAAAAGGCGACGATTCCTTTTTCCGTGCTTGTCGGCGATCTTTATTACTGTCAGTTTCTCTCCCTTCTCTGCGAAGGGGAGCTGCTGGAGTATCTGACGCCCATCTCCCGGACAGTCTGCCGCGTTCATGAGGGCGGCGTCCTCCGGAAAGAGTTGGTTGAACCGGGATTCGCCACCGATGAGCATATCAGAGCGATGCGCGAGATGGAATTCGCCAGTCTGCCCCTATTGGCTTGCCGGGTCGCTGGTGAGATCTGCGGTGCTTCGCCGAGACAGGTGGTTGCATTGGAGCAGTTGGGACGAGCAGTTGGACTGTTGGCCGGTTGCCGGATTCTGGCAGCTACATCTGACGAGGTTGTTGAATGGCTGGATGAAGCGATGGAGGCGTTGCAGGCGCTCCCCCAAGGGGCGATGGCTGAAGCCTTCCGGGTACTCTTGTCCCAGTTGCATGGCGGTGTCCGGGCGGACGGCTTGAAGTTGCCCTCGGAAAAGCCGATCCTCGAAGGCATCATGAAACCCAGGGTGGTTGTTGTGTGAAGAAAGGAACGACTCGATGAAGCCGCCGATTGTCTGGCGGCTTTTCGACGTGCGCACCGAAGCTGCAGGCGATGATCTCGTTGAAGATGCGTCTCCGGTAATATAAAATAGCGGGGGGAGCGCAAGCTAAAGAACACAGCAAGAGGAAGGCGTGTGTTGACATAATGGCGGAGGAGTTCCGGTCTGCGGAAGAGAAGGAACGGTTTATTCAATCCACCTTTTCCGCCATCGCCGCTCGTTACGATCTGATGAACCAGGTGATGACCTTCAATTCCGATACCCGCTGGCGGCGAAAAGCGGCAGCCTTGTCTCAACTTCCCGTCGGCGGCGCTGGACTCGACGTCTGCTGCGGCACCGGGGAACTGACCCAGGCGCTGGCCGAGCGGGTCGGCGCGCGGGGATCGGTGGTCGGCCTCGATTTCAACGCAGACATGCTGGCCGTGGCCCGGGAAAAGCAGCGGGAAGGACGATTGGCCCGTCAGATCGACTTTATCCAGGGAAACGCCATGGCGCTGCCTTTTCCGGATAACCGCTTCGACACGGCCACGATTGGCTTCGGTCTGCGCAATGTGCCCGATTTCCGCCAGGTCCTGCGGGAGATGACGCGGGTCGTCAAGGCGGGCGGAACCGTCGTTTCGCTGGAAACGTCGAAGCCCCAATCATGGCCGATGAAACCGCTTCACCGTTTTTATGTGGACAGACTGGTTCCGGTCATCGACCGCTTGTCGGTGGGGAAGCAGGGTCCTTATGCCTGGCTGGCCCGGTCGGCACAGGCCTTTCTCTCTCAGGAGGAGTTGAGTGCCGTCTTCCGGGAGATCGGCCTGATAAAGGTCCGCTATTATAACCTCTTCGGCGGCGTCGCCGCCATTCACGTCGGTTTCAAACCGGATACCTGAACCCCTTGACCCCCATCTGCGCCGGAGAGTCGTCCTGCCGTTTCTGAGGGCGTTCTCTCCGTTTTTCCTTGTCTGTCGGAAAAACGGGGAATCTAACCTTATCGCCGATATGAACATAAGAGGCGCAGACCGATGGGAAGAACGGCAGGGAGCAAATGCGAGGAGGAATCATAGCTTGGCTTTTCGCGACATCCGTGAGTTTATCGATGAACTGGAGAAGCGGGGCTGGCTGAAGCGGATCACCGCTGAGGTCGATCCCTATCTGGAGATATCGGAGATCACCGACCGGGTGGGCAAACAGGGTGGTCCGGCCTTGCTCTTCGAGAATGTGAAGGGCTCGGACATGCCTGTTCTGACGAACACCCTCGGCTCTTATGAGCGGCTGCACCTGGCTCTGGGCGTCAACAACCTCGACGAGATCGGCGACGAGATCATGAGCTTTTTGCAGTTGCCGGACGTGTCGGCCGCTTCCTTCTTCGACAAGCTGAAGGCGTTGCCGAAGTTGGCCCAGATCGGCAATTTTTTGCCCAAGACGGTGCGCACCGGTCCGGTGAAAGAGGTCATCGACCACGACCCCGACCTGACGAAGATCCCTGTGCTGACGACCTGGCCTGATGACGGTGGGCCCTTCATCACGCTGCCCATGGTCTTCACGAAAGACCCGGTCACAGGCAAGCGCAACGTAGGGATGTACCGCATGCAGGTGTACGACCGCAATACGACGGGCATGCACTGGCACCTGCACAAGCAAGGCGCCCAGCACATGGCCGACGCGAAAGGCAAGTCGAAGCGGATGGAGGTGGCTGTGGCGCTCGGCGGCGATCCTGTCCTCTCCTATTCGGCCACGGCGCCGCTGCCGCCGGGGATCGATGAGATGCTGCTGGCCGGCTTTTTACGCAAAAGCCCAGTCGAGATGGTCAAGTGCGAGACCATCGATATCGAGGTGCCGGCCCATGCCGAGATCGTCTTGGAGGGGTACGTCGATCCGGAGGAATTGCGCTGGGAAGGCCCCTTCGGTGACCATACGGGCTACTACTCGCTGGCCGACTACTATCCCGTTTTTCATGTCACCTGTGTGACCCACCGTAAAAACCCGATTTACCCGGCGACAGTGGTAGGGCGGCCGCCCATGGAGGACAGCTACCTGGGCAAGGCGACGGAGCGCATCTTCCTGCCGCTGATGAAGCTGGTCTTGCCGGAAGTGGTCGATATGAACCTGCCCTGGGAGGGCGGCTTCCACAACCTGGTCGTCGTGTCGATCAAAAAGAAATACCCCGGCCATGCCCGCAAGGTCATGTGCTCTCTCTGGGGCATGGGGCAGATGATGTTCGCCAAGACGATCGTCGTCGTCGATGAGGATGTGAACGTCCAGGACATGAGCGAGGTCTGGTGGCGGCTCTTCAACAACATCGACCCGCGCCGGGATATCATGTTCGTCGACGGACCCGTTGACGCCCTCGATCATGCGGCGCCGCTGCCTCACTACGGCTCCAAGATGGGCATCGACGGCACCCGCAAGTGGAAGTCGGAAGGGCATACCCGCGAGTGGCCTGAGGTGATGGTCATGTCGCCGGAGGTGCGTGAGCGGGTAGCGCGGCGTTGGAAGGAATACGGACTCGATTAAGCAGGCAGTACTCATGTAGAAAGAGAATTATCGCGCTCACACCGACGAGCCGCTTCCTCTCAGGAGGGGAGACATCTTGTCAAATTCAACAAGCGCTCTGGGACGGGTCGGCACGTTCCTGGAAATGATCAAGTTTGAGCACACCATCTTCGCGCTGCCCTTCGCCTACATGGGCGCGCTATTGGCCCAGATCCGCGTCCCCGACTGGCCGGTCCTCTTCTGGATCACCATGGCCATGGTGGGAGCGCGGACAGCGGCCATGACCTTGAACCGGCTGATTGACCGCCATATCGACCGGAAAAACCCGCGCACCGCCAGCCGGGCCATGGCTCGAGGGATCATCGGCGTCGGCGAAGCCTGGATCTATGTGGCCCTCAGCCTCGCCCTCCTGTTGTTTTCGGCGGCCATGCTTAATGCGACGGCCTTGCTCTTGTCGCCGCTGGCCCTTTTTGTGCTCGTCCTCTACTCTTATACGAAACGGTTTACCTGGGCCTGTCACTTTGTGCTCGGCCTGGCTCTGGGGGCCGCGCCTATGGGCGCTTGGATCGGTGTCAACGCCTCCGTCGACCCAACCGTCGTCGTGCTGGCCTTCGCCGTGCTCTTCTGGTCGGCCGGTTTTGATGTCATCTATGCCTGCCAAGATGTCGACTTTGACCGCGCCCAGGGGCTTTATTCGATTCCGGCGCGCTTCGGGATCGCCCGGGGGCTGATGATTTCGCGGCTGCTCCATGTCCTGGCGCCGTTATTGTTGGTGACCGTGGGACTCATGCTTGGCTTAGGGACCTTCTACTACGTCGGTGTAGCCATATCGGCCGGCTTGCTGGTCTACGAGCATACCCTGGTGTCCCCCCATGATCTGAGCCGTCTCGACGCCGCCTTTTTCGCCATGAACGGCTACATCAGCATGACTATGTTTCTCTTCACCTTGTTGGACATCTTTTTCTGAACGGATGAGGGTTCCCCACTTGTGGTCGATGACCGAAAATGACGAACCGTTCCGAAAAGCTTTGCCGGCGAATACTAGAACGGGGTGATACAGTTGGAAGAGTACTTTTCCCGCAGTCCTCTGGCCGATCTGATTCCCAAGGTGCAGGCAGGGGAACGCCTGTCCAAGGAAGAGGGGTTGCGCCTCTTTGAATCGAATGACCTGCTGACCATCGGCTACCTGGCCGACCTGGTGCGCCGGCGCAAGAACGGCGACAATGTTTACTTCATCAACAACCGCCACATCAACCCGACCAACGTCTGTGTCAACCGCTGCAAGCTCTGCGCCTTCGGCGTCGACAAGGGCACTGAGCGGGCATACCTGATGGACCTGGAGACGATCGAGGAGAAGGTCCGCGAATCCCTGGCGGCCAAACCATCGGAGATCCACATCGTCGGCGGCCTCGACCCTGATGTGCCCTTCCAGTTCCAGGTGGATATGCTGCGACGGGTCAAGGCGATCATGCCTGATACGATCATCCAGGCTTTTACGGCTGTGGAAATCGATTTTTTCGCAGAGCAGACAGGCAAATCGGTGCGGGAGGTGCTGGAGATCCTTCGGGAGGCCGGCTTGGACTCCCTGCCGGGCGGCGGCGCCGAGGTCTTCAGCCCCCGCGTCCGTGAGGAGATCTGTCCGAAAAAGATCTCCGGCGAACGTTGGCTGGAGGTACACGGCGAGGCCCACAAGCTGGGCATGAAGACGAACGCCACCATGCTCTACGGCCACATCGAGACGCTGGAAGAACGGGTCGACCACCTGATCCGGCTGCGGGAGCAGCAGGACAAGACGGGCGGTTTTCTGGCTTTCATCCCTCTGGCCTTTCACCCGAAAAATACGGAACTGGAAAATAGGGGTCTCTCCCGCACCACCGGCTATGATGACCTGAAGGTCCTCGCCGTGGCGCGGTTGATGCTCGACAACTTCGACCATATCAAGGCCTTCTGGATCATGATCGGGCCAAAGCTGGCCCAAGTGTCCCTCGCCTTCGGTGTCGACGACATCGACGGCACCGTGGTGGAGGAGAAGATCACCCACGCCGCCGGTGCCGAAGCGGGCATGGTCATGACCCGCCGCGAACTGGTCGCCCTGATCCGCGCCGCCGGGCGCGTCCCCCTGGAGCGAGACACCCTCTACAATGTCGTGCGCAGGGAGTTTTGATGATGATTCGTCTGGGACGGGTTGACTATTTGAATGTGCTGCCCATCTACTACGCCTTTGAGTCGGGCGCCGTCCCCCTGACGGCTGACTTCGTCCGCGGCGTTCCGGCCTTCTTGAATGAAAAATTTTTGACAGGGGAGCTGGATATCACGCCCATCTCCTCGATCGCTTACGCCGGACAACCCCAGGCCGGCTGGGTGCTGCCCGATGTGTCGATCAGCGCCGACGGGCGGGTGGCTTCCATCTTGCTCTTTATACGCCGTCCGGTGCGGGAATTGAGTGGGGAGACGCTGGCTGTGACTACATCATCAGCCACCTCGGTGGCACTTCTGAAAGTCCTCTTAAAGCGCCATTACGGCATCCGTTGCGCCCTCTCTCCCCAGCCGCCCGATCTCACCTCGATGCTGGCCGATCATCCGGCAGCCCTGCTCATCGGCGATGACGCGCTGCGGGCGGCGGAAGCGTTGCGGCAGGGCGGTCTCGGCAGGCTCGGGCTCCATGACGTGATCGACCTCGGCCTCGTCTGGAAGGAGATGACGGGCCTGCCTATGGTCTATGCCCTCTGGGCCATCCGCCACGACTACGTGAAGCGTCAAGTTGGCGAGATCGACCGGGTGGCAGAGGCTTTCCGCCAGGCTCGCAACTGGTCTGACAAAAACCTGCAGGAGGTGCTCGTTGAGGCGCGGCGGCGTTACGAGTTCCCGATCGAGCTGCTGCAGGATTACTTCCAGACGATCCGCTATGATCTGGACAACCTCTACCAGCATGCGGCGGAAACTTTTTTCGCCGAAGCGGCGAAGGTCGGCGTCCTGCCCGGGCCGGTGAGGTTGAGGGTGTGGGGTCAAGATGAAGGATAAAGAAAAAGGAGATGCCTTGCCGCAGGAAAACTCCGGCACGCAAGGGGTTTCCTTGACGTGGGAAAATCCCTGGCAAAGCGGCCTTGCAAAAGGTTCGGACTGGCGGCGTATCCTGCACAAGGCCAGCCGCGGCGAACGGCTCAGCCTGGAGGAGGGTGTCGTCCTCTTGACAGAGGCTGACCTGATTCCCTTGGGCGTTGTCGCTCGAGAGGTCAGCGAGCGCTTCCACCCCGACGGTCGAGTGACCTTCGTCATTGATCGCAACATCAACTACACCAACATCTGTGTCACCGGCTGCCGATTCTGCGCTTTTTACCGCCCGCCGGGCCACCCGGAGGGCTATGTCCTTTCCCGAGAGGCGATCTTCCAGAAGATCGAGGAGACCGTCGCTGTCGGCGGCACCCAGATCCTGATGCAAGGCGGCATCCATCCCGACCTGGGGCTGGCCTGGTTTGAGGAACTCTTACGGGCGGTCAAAGCCCGTTTTCCCATCCATATCCACTCTTTTTCTCCGCCGGAGATCGTCTTCCTGGCTGAAAAAGAAGGCCTGTCTTTGGAGGCGGTCATCGGCAGGCTCCATGCTGCCGGCCTCGACTCGATACCTGGCGGCGGGGCCGAAATCCTCGATGACCGGGTGCGGCAGGTGATCAGCCCGCGCAAGATCGGCTGGCGGCGCTGGATGGACGTGATGCAGACAGCCCATCGCCTCGGCTTGCGCACCACAGCCACCATGATGTACGGTTCCGTGGAAAGCCCTGAAGAGCGAGTCCGGCACATGATCCGGGTGCGGGAGGCGCAGGACGAGACAGGCGGCTTCACCGCCTTCATTCCCTGGAGTTATCAGCCAGATCATACCGATCTGGGAGGAACGGGCACGACGGGGGTCGAATACCTGAAAACACTTGCCCTTTCTCGCCTGATGCTCGATAATGTTCCCAACATCCAGGCCTCCTGGGTCACTCAGGGCGCCAAGATGGGCCAGGTGGCCCTGGCCTTCGGCGCCAACGACTTCGGCGGCACCATGCTGGAGGAAAACGTCGTCCGGGCCGCCGGCGTAACGCATCGCGTCCCGATGGACGAGATTGTGCGGGCCATCGGTGACGCAGGCAAGCGTCCGGCCCAGCGCGATACCCTGTACCGGATTCTCCGGGAGTTCTGAGGAGGCGACCGGCCCCATGACGGAATCTAATCACGACGAAAAAACAATGCCTTTGACGGAACACCTGGAAGAGTTACGGGTGGTGCTGATCTGGGTGCTGGTGGCCGCCGTGGCGGGCACGGTTGTGGCCTACAACTGGAACCAAGAATTGATCGCCCTGCTGACGAAACCGATGGGGGACCTGGGGATCAAGCCGGTCATCGTCCGACCGGCGGAAGGTTTTTTCGCCTCAATTAAAGTGTCTTTTTTTGCGGGGTTGATCGTCGCCTCGCCTGTCATCTTATGGAAGATCTGGTCTTTCGTCATGCCGGCACTCTATCCCCATGAGCGCAAGTGGGTCTACATCATCCTGCCTATCTCGGTGCTGCTGTTGGTATTAGGCGTCCTTTTCGCCTTTTACACGGTCTACCCCATCGGGGTGACCTTTTTGATCACCTTTGGCGATTTTACACCCATGATCTCCATCAGTGAGTACCTCTCCTTCGCGCTCTGGTTCATCCTCCCCTTTGGCCTTGTCTTTCAGATGCCTCTGGTGCTGATGTTCCTCGTCCGCCTCGGTGTTGTCGATCACCATTTCTTGGCGAGATACCGTCGGTATGCGCTTTTGCTCATGTTCGTTATCGCCGCTATCTTCACGCCGACGCCGGATGTGATCTCCCAGACCCTTATGGCGGCGCCCATGTATCTGCTCTATGAGATCAGCATCTGGATCGCCCGCTGGATCGGCCCGAAGAAGAGAGCAGAGGCCGAAGCCGGAGGGGAAGACGCCCCCATAAGAGATGTGCCGTGACAAGAACAGGGGAAAGGGTTGGGAAAGATGCATAAAAAACAGCGAGCCTTTGCGGCCTCGCTTTTTTTTATGGTCATGAAAGCCTTTCGCAGGTTAGTCTTACCTGAACTGAAACAGGTGGTACAGAACCGAATCCAAAGTATGCTATAATCACAGTACGACGAATCATGACTGCTGCATGCCCGGCGTTTACACTTCAGATCCGCTTGAACAACGGAACAGGAAAGGAGTCGACCGATGAGAGTGGAGTGGACGGACGAGTTGTCCATCGGGATAGGCATCATAGACGATCAGCATATGAAACTGGTAGAACGGGTTAACGCCTTTGTCGACGCGGTGGAATGCCGGGACGACCGTAAAATCGAGGAAACGGTCAATTATCTGATCGGCTATACGATTCAACACTTCGGTGCGGAAGAGTTGATCATGCTCCGCAACGGCTATGACGATTTCAAAAAGCATCGGGAAGAACATAACTGGTTTATTAAAATGGTCTATGACGTTAATAAGGAGTTGCTCGACAAAGGGTTGAGCCAGGAACGCCTGGACCAGGTCCGTGAACTGCTGGTCAGTTGGATCGTCAACCATATCAAAGTCTCCGACAAGCGGATCGGCGAGGTCATCCGGTGACCGCCGAGATAGTTGAGGTGAAATCTATGCAGGACTTTATCCGGGATATGAGCGACTTTCATCTCGATGTGCTGCGGGAAGTGAGCAACATCGGTGCCGGAAATGCGGCGACGGCACTGTCGCGCCTGCTGGGCAAGCCGGTCGATATGCGCGTCAACCGGGTGCTTTCTCTGCCCTTTAACGACATCACCGAGTATGTGGGCGGCGCCGAAAACCTGGTAGCTACCGTCTTCTCCCGCATCGAAGGCGATATCGCCGGCAACATGCTTTTTGTGATGGGCGCCGCCGAAGGCAGGGCGCTGGTGCGCGATGTGACCGGTGAATCAGGCGAGAGTGAGGAGCTTTCCGACATGGCCCAGTCTGTGCTTCAGGAGGTGGGGAACATCCTCTCGGGCTCTTACTTGACGGCCCTCTCCGATTTCACCGGTTTTGATTTGCGGACGAGCGTGCCCTCCCTCTGCGTCGACATGGCAGGGGCGATCCTGAGCTTCGGGTTGATGGAAACGGGAAAGAGCAGCGACTTCGCTATCCTGATCGATGGGGAGATCTCTCCCGGCGTGGAGATAGGGAACGAAAAGGTCCAGGGCGCAACGGGCCATATCTTCCTGCTGCCCGATCCAGAGGCGTTCAGCAGAATCTTTTTTGCTTTGGGAGTACACCGCTATGGCAGTCATTAAAGTCGGTATCGCCGATTCCAACATCGCCAAAGCGCCCGATTCGATCTGCACGCTGGGCCTCGGTTCCTGCGTAGGGGTCACCCTCTTTGACGACGTGCGAAAAATCGCCGGCATGGTCCATGTGATGCTGCCGTCGACGGAACTGGCTCGGACCAGCACCTACAAAAAGGCC from Heliomicrobium modesticaldum Ice1 encodes the following:
- a CDS encoding chemotaxis protein CheC; translated protein: MQDFIRDMSDFHLDVLREVSNIGAGNAATALSRLLGKPVDMRVNRVLSLPFNDITEYVGGAENLVATVFSRIEGDIAGNMLFVMGAAEGRALVRDVTGESGESEELSDMAQSVLQEVGNILSGSYLTALSDFTGFDLRTSVPSLCVDMAGAILSFGLMETGKSSDFAILIDGEISPGVEIGNEKVQGATGHIFLLPDPEAFSRIFFALGVHRYGSH